One stretch of Candidatus Eremiobacterota bacterium DNA includes these proteins:
- a CDS encoding cyclodeaminase/cyclohydrolase family protein: MDGIDAYLDRLASADSTPGGGSAATLVGALGAALCGMVARITAASERHSAVRGDAQALAEEADALRARFGAARPLDEAAYGRVVEAGALPKRTDAEKHERTAALQRALAGAAEAPLAVSGMCAEGIALAERANALGNPHLGSDVECALHFFRAALAASVANVRINHRYIRDEHTVRAQDERLIAIVNAAHETLDPLLPKLP, from the coding sequence GTGGACGGAATCGATGCATATCTTGATCGGCTGGCTTCGGCCGATTCGACACCCGGCGGAGGGAGCGCTGCGACGTTGGTCGGAGCGCTGGGTGCGGCGCTGTGCGGGATGGTCGCCCGGATCACGGCGGCGAGCGAACGCCATTCCGCCGTGCGCGGGGACGCGCAGGCGCTGGCGGAGGAGGCCGACGCGCTGCGCGCGCGGTTCGGCGCGGCGCGGCCGCTCGACGAAGCCGCTTACGGCCGGGTCGTCGAGGCCGGCGCGCTCCCGAAGCGCACCGACGCGGAGAAGCACGAGCGCACCGCGGCGCTGCAGCGCGCGCTGGCCGGCGCGGCCGAGGCACCGCTCGCCGTCTCGGGGATGTGCGCCGAAGGGATCGCGCTGGCCGAGCGCGCGAACGCGCTCGGCAACCCGCATCTCGGCAGCGACGTGGAGTGCGCGCTGCACTTCTTTCGCGCCGCGCTCGCCGCGAGCGTCGCGAACGTGCGCATCAACCACCGCTACATCAGGGACGAGCACACCGTGCGCGCGCAGGACGAGCGCTTGATCGCGATCGTCAACGCCGCGCACGAGACGCTCGACCCGCTGCTTCCGAAGCTGCCGTAA
- a CDS encoding amino acid permease, whose product MNVFARVKPIDELVAQSGLDPHGTALKKSLGVWGLTALGIGAIIGTGIFVLTGKAAATSAGPAIVLSFVLAGIVSALAALCYAELASSVPVAGSAYTYVYATLGELIAWIVGWGLILEYALGAATVAIGWSGYFTDFLRATFGFHIATSLTTNPFDGGMLNLPAALIILIITALLIRGTSESDTVNKTIVTIKLAIVVFFIIVGAGHVNPANWHPFAPFGSWGIVNGAGLVFFAYIGFDAVSTSAEEVRDPERDLPRGIIGSLAICTVLYILVSGILTGLLKFDQLNVASPVSYALIQIGLGWAGAIVALGAIAGLTTVLLVLLYGQSRIFFSMSRDGLLPDVFARIHPRFRTPYLSSALIGVVVAAVAAVGRLDDVANLVNIGTLAAFALVSIGVIILRRRAPAMKRAFRVPWSPVIPILSAAGALFLMFKGLPVKTIVAFFVWMAIGLLVYFFYSRSRSEIGREEAA is encoded by the coding sequence TTGAACGTGTTCGCTCGCGTCAAGCCGATCGACGAGCTGGTCGCGCAGAGCGGGCTCGACCCGCACGGCACCGCGCTGAAGAAGTCACTCGGCGTGTGGGGTCTGACGGCGCTCGGGATCGGCGCGATCATCGGAACCGGCATCTTCGTGCTGACCGGCAAGGCGGCGGCGACCAGCGCCGGGCCGGCGATCGTGCTCTCGTTCGTGCTGGCCGGGATCGTGAGCGCGCTGGCGGCGCTCTGCTACGCCGAGCTGGCTTCCAGCGTCCCGGTGGCGGGCAGCGCGTACACGTACGTCTACGCGACGCTCGGCGAGCTGATCGCGTGGATCGTCGGGTGGGGGTTGATTCTGGAGTACGCGCTCGGCGCCGCGACCGTGGCGATCGGATGGTCCGGATATTTCACCGACTTCCTGCGCGCGACGTTCGGCTTTCACATCGCGACGTCGCTGACGACCAATCCCTTCGACGGCGGAATGCTGAACTTGCCGGCGGCGCTGATCATCCTGATCATCACCGCGCTGCTGATTCGCGGCACGAGCGAGAGCGACACCGTGAACAAGACGATCGTGACCATCAAGCTCGCGATCGTGGTGTTCTTCATCATCGTCGGCGCGGGCCACGTGAACCCCGCGAACTGGCACCCGTTCGCCCCGTTCGGCTCCTGGGGGATCGTCAACGGCGCGGGCTTGGTGTTCTTCGCGTACATCGGGTTCGACGCGGTCTCGACCTCCGCCGAAGAGGTGCGCGATCCGGAACGCGATCTGCCGCGCGGGATCATCGGCAGCCTCGCGATCTGCACCGTGCTCTACATCCTGGTCTCGGGGATCCTCACCGGGCTGCTGAAGTTCGACCAGCTCAACGTCGCGTCACCGGTTTCGTATGCGCTGATTCAAATCGGGCTCGGCTGGGCCGGTGCGATCGTGGCGCTCGGCGCGATCGCCGGCCTCACCACCGTCTTGCTGGTGCTGCTGTACGGGCAGAGCCGCATCTTCTTCTCGATGTCGCGCGACGGGCTGCTCCCGGACGTTTTCGCGCGCATCCACCCGCGCTTCCGAACTCCGTATCTTTCCTCGGCGCTCATCGGTGTGGTCGTCGCGGCGGTCGCCGCGGTCGGCCGGCTCGACGACGTCGCGAACCTCGTCAACATCGGCACGCTCGCAGCGTTCGCGCTCGTCTCGATCGGCGTCATCATCCTGCGCCGGCGCGCGCCCGCGATGAAGCGCGCCTTCCGCGTGCCGTGGAGCCCGGTGATCCCGATCCTCTCCGCGGCCGGCGCGCTCTTCCTGATGTTCAAAGGGCTTCCGGTGAAGACGATCGTCGCGTTCTTCGTCTGGATGGCGATCGGTCTGCTCGTCTACTTCTTCTACTCGCGCTCCCGGAGCGAAATCGGCCGCGAAGAAGCGGCTTGA
- a CDS encoding DoxX family protein produces MISDLGLLASRLALGLSLASHGAQKAYGWFEGPGPEGAAGFMHSLGLRPGETYAAAASYNEIVSGLLIALGLGGPLGPAGVVSNMIVAAETVHRPNGFYAAKGGIEVPFLYAAAAMALASAGYGDFSVDHLFGLDESLDSNFFKALAFAGGVTAAYLILGRRDTSPPEGTLATPTIKGEHDGQPAGSPSSPATT; encoded by the coding sequence ATGATCTCCGACCTCGGTCTGCTCGCGTCACGGCTGGCGCTCGGGCTGTCACTCGCTTCGCACGGCGCGCAAAAAGCGTACGGCTGGTTCGAGGGGCCCGGTCCCGAGGGTGCAGCCGGGTTCATGCACAGCCTCGGTCTGCGGCCGGGCGAGACCTACGCCGCCGCCGCGTCCTACAACGAGATCGTGTCGGGGCTGCTGATCGCGCTCGGGCTGGGTGGTCCGCTCGGCCCGGCCGGGGTCGTCTCGAACATGATCGTCGCGGCCGAGACGGTGCACCGCCCGAACGGCTTCTACGCCGCGAAGGGCGGGATCGAGGTGCCGTTCCTGTACGCGGCCGCCGCGATGGCGCTGGCGTCGGCGGGCTACGGCGACTTCTCGGTGGACCACCTCTTCGGTCTCGACGAGTCGCTCGACAGCAACTTCTTCAAAGCGCTCGCCTTCGCCGGCGGCGTCACCGCGGCGTACCTCATCCTCGGCCGGCGCGACACCTCGCCGCCCGAAGGGACGCTCGCGACGCCGACGATCAAAGGCGAGCACGACGGACAGCCCGCCGGGTCGCCTTCGTCGCCCGCGACGACCTGA
- a CDS encoding response regulator transcription factor yields MRARDAASRLNLMLLRARALLRLDSAAEALQVLSDACAVPAGSDESLTLRMLTGAAHVRAGEVERGLQILTDARRDADGAHSTIRSEIVLNVALAHYALRNLDAAEKSLRHVDTKSDIVYARALEYRGWIALTRADAEAATRLFVNALETLDRCRHYDRFLEANCIRALAHLAVDRLDRSTWSIVEERRARVDWSVNGLGQPNFWIAYCAATYALDVQGNVLRAAREARAAERGAPTAAARVQALCKRAAVARYAGEPLSATDHAEAAAELFATLKPPDLSGDDAIVPLVLAEQLANASLGDAARAALDTFSRYARKSSVLSMTHSPYTQAFHRLVEGAVSEAAGEKRAAIRRYREAFELYATHADVRRALDAALRLTRLSADRRAAEYAQAHARKLAPQSWMRKELEKSKTPAVKLTAVQREVLLLICRGKSNPEIGRLRKRSLHTIRNLVSRLFEIFEVSSREELAVECVRRGLYTPN; encoded by the coding sequence GTGCGCGCTCGCGACGCCGCCTCACGCCTCAATCTCATGCTGCTGCGCGCGCGGGCGTTGCTGCGCCTGGACTCGGCAGCCGAAGCGCTGCAGGTGCTGAGCGATGCGTGCGCCGTTCCGGCCGGCAGCGACGAATCGCTGACGTTGCGCATGCTCACCGGGGCCGCCCACGTGCGCGCCGGTGAGGTCGAGCGCGGCTTGCAGATTTTGACCGATGCACGCCGGGATGCCGACGGAGCGCACTCGACGATTCGCTCGGAGATCGTGCTGAATGTCGCGCTCGCGCACTATGCGCTGCGCAACCTCGACGCCGCCGAGAAGTCGCTGCGCCACGTCGACACGAAATCGGACATCGTCTATGCGCGCGCGCTGGAATACCGCGGCTGGATCGCATTGACCCGCGCCGACGCCGAGGCGGCGACGCGCCTCTTCGTGAACGCGCTCGAAACGCTCGACCGCTGCCGGCACTACGACCGCTTTCTCGAAGCCAACTGCATCCGCGCGCTCGCGCACCTCGCAGTCGACCGCCTGGACCGCTCCACGTGGTCGATCGTCGAAGAGCGCCGCGCGCGCGTCGACTGGTCGGTGAACGGCCTCGGGCAGCCGAACTTCTGGATCGCGTACTGCGCCGCGACGTACGCGCTCGACGTGCAAGGAAACGTGCTGCGCGCGGCGCGCGAGGCGCGCGCCGCCGAGCGCGGCGCGCCGACGGCGGCGGCCCGCGTGCAGGCGCTGTGCAAACGCGCGGCGGTCGCGCGGTACGCCGGCGAACCACTTTCCGCAACGGACCATGCCGAGGCGGCGGCCGAGCTGTTCGCAACGCTCAAGCCGCCCGACCTCTCCGGTGACGATGCGATCGTGCCGCTCGTCCTCGCCGAGCAGCTCGCGAACGCGTCGCTCGGCGACGCGGCCCGCGCCGCGCTTGACACGTTCAGCCGGTACGCCCGCAAGTCGTCGGTACTTAGCATGACGCATTCTCCGTACACGCAGGCGTTTCACCGGCTGGTCGAAGGCGCCGTCAGCGAAGCAGCCGGCGAGAAGCGGGCCGCGATCCGCCGCTACCGTGAAGCGTTCGAGCTGTACGCTACGCACGCCGACGTGCGGCGCGCGCTCGACGCCGCGCTGAGGTTGACGCGCCTGAGCGCCGACCGGCGGGCCGCGGAATACGCGCAGGCGCATGCGCGCAAGCTCGCGCCGCAGTCGTGGATGCGGAAAGAGCTCGAGAAGTCCAAGACTCCCGCGGTGAAGCTCACCGCGGTGCAGCGTGAGGTGCTGTTGCTGATTTGCCGCGGCAAGTCGAATCCGGAGATCGGGCGCTTGCGCAAGCGCTCGCTGCACACGATCCGCAACTTGGTCTCGCGGCTGTTCGAGATCTTCGAGGTTTCGAGCCGCGAGGAGCTGGCGGTCGAGTGCGTCCGGCGGGGACTGTATACTCCGAATTAG
- a CDS encoding PHP domain-containing protein translates to MTVDFHAHTFESDGTLSPAELVGKMRARGVHWCSITDHDTLRAYEGLDAPGLRVIRGIEINTTWDGSDVHVLGYGVGSGPSPLAEVIERNRAHRRSRIDTMVAGLNRAGYPLTVEQVLAESGGGHALGRPHVAKALVRNGMMRDVQSCFTELLSRGKPGYAPSLHITPLQAVEVVRRSGGVAVLAHPGRLKDEAILDDLAEQGLAGLEVFYPTHSTQQVAHYREQARRLGLVMTAGSDFHDERWNVRGVGMDVDEADLRPFLDLAG, encoded by the coding sequence TTGACCGTCGACTTTCACGCTCACACTTTCGAGAGCGACGGGACGCTGAGCCCGGCCGAGCTCGTCGGAAAGATGCGCGCGCGCGGCGTGCACTGGTGCTCGATCACCGACCACGACACGCTGCGGGCGTACGAGGGCCTCGACGCGCCGGGGCTCCGCGTGATCCGGGGCATCGAGATCAACACGACCTGGGACGGGAGCGACGTGCACGTCCTCGGCTACGGCGTCGGCAGCGGACCTTCGCCGCTCGCCGAGGTGATCGAGCGAAACCGCGCGCACCGGCGCAGCCGAATCGACACGATGGTCGCGGGGCTCAACCGCGCCGGCTACCCGCTCACCGTCGAGCAGGTGCTGGCGGAGTCGGGCGGCGGTCACGCGCTCGGGCGCCCCCACGTCGCCAAGGCGCTGGTGCGCAACGGGATGATGCGAGACGTGCAGTCGTGCTTCACCGAGCTGCTCTCGCGCGGCAAGCCGGGCTACGCGCCCTCGCTGCACATCACGCCGCTCCAGGCGGTCGAGGTGGTGCGGCGCAGCGGCGGGGTCGCGGTGCTGGCCCACCCGGGACGGCTCAAGGACGAAGCGATCCTCGACGATCTGGCCGAGCAGGGGTTGGCGGGGCTGGAAGTCTTCTATCCGACCCATTCGACCCAGCAGGTCGCGCACTACCGCGAACAGGCCCGCCGCCTGGGCTTGGTGATGACTGCCGGCTCCGACTTCCACGACGAGCGCTGGAACGTACGCGGCGTCGGGATGGATGTCGACGAAGCCGATCTGCGGCCTTTCCTCGACCTGGCCGGCTGA
- a CDS encoding stage V sporulation protein S, with the protein MIEPQRTPASGVLKVSAQSNPNSVAGALAGVLREKPTAELQAIGAGATNQAIKAIAIARSYLSASEIDLVCVPEFTDVEIDGNVRTAIRLLVERRAAAAPKTAT; encoded by the coding sequence ATGATCGAGCCACAGAGAACGCCCGCGTCGGGCGTTCTCAAGGTGTCTGCTCAATCGAACCCCAACTCCGTCGCCGGCGCGCTCGCCGGGGTCCTGCGCGAAAAGCCCACCGCGGAGCTGCAAGCGATCGGGGCGGGAGCGACCAACCAGGCGATCAAAGCCATCGCGATCGCGCGCTCCTACCTCTCCGCCAGCGAGATCGACTTGGTCTGCGTCCCCGAGTTCACCGACGTCGAGATCGACGGCAACGTTCGCACGGCGATCCGTCTGCTGGTGGAGCGCCGCGCCGCAGCCGCCCCGAAGACCGCTACTTGA
- a CDS encoding TIGR00282 family metallophosphoesterase, producing MVTPNTLTILVVGDVVGSPGREVLKKHLELAREQHHADAVIVNGENAAGGFGLTTQTAEEMFASGVDFITSGNHIWDKRDFRAALDEADRILRPANYPPALPGRGAGTFVANGVTVGVVNLMGRVFMPPVDDPFRVGRALVDELRERTKVIVVDVHAEATSEKMALGRFFDGSVSFVYGTHTHVQTSDEQIFAGGTAYLTDVGMTGPSDGVIGMESATVLERFTNAVSERFAVQKTGTRQFCAAVATVDVASGRALDIKRINLRGLA from the coding sequence ATCGTAACGCCGAACACCCTCACCATCCTCGTCGTCGGCGACGTCGTCGGCTCTCCGGGACGCGAGGTCCTCAAGAAGCACCTCGAGCTCGCGCGCGAGCAGCACCATGCCGACGCGGTGATCGTCAACGGCGAGAACGCCGCCGGCGGTTTCGGGCTCACCACGCAGACCGCCGAGGAGATGTTCGCGTCCGGCGTCGACTTCATCACCTCGGGCAACCACATCTGGGACAAGCGCGACTTCCGCGCCGCGCTCGACGAGGCCGACCGCATCCTGCGGCCGGCGAACTATCCGCCCGCGCTCCCCGGCCGCGGCGCCGGGACGTTCGTCGCGAACGGCGTGACGGTCGGCGTCGTCAACCTGATGGGCCGCGTCTTCATGCCGCCGGTCGACGACCCGTTTCGCGTCGGGCGGGCGCTGGTCGACGAGCTGCGGGAGCGCACGAAGGTGATCGTCGTCGACGTGCACGCCGAGGCGACCTCGGAGAAGATGGCGCTCGGCCGCTTCTTCGACGGCTCCGTCTCGTTCGTCTACGGGACGCACACCCACGTGCAGACCTCGGACGAGCAAATCTTCGCCGGCGGCACCGCGTATCTGACCGACGTCGGAATGACCGGCCCCTCCGACGGGGTGATCGGGATGGAATCGGCCACCGTCCTGGAGCGTTTCACCAACGCGGTATCCGAGCGCTTCGCCGTCCAGAAAACGGGTACACGACAATTTTGCGCGGCAGTTGCGACGGTGGACGTCGCTTCCGGACGTGCGCTCGACATCAAACGCATTAATCTTCGAGGCTTAGCATGA
- a CDS encoding TonB-dependent receptor, translating into MFRHRLGGALRALAFLITVVLASGSIALAQIGGAVLSGTVTANDQPVPGAAVTASGSNRVLHAITDARGSFTIPAVPIGTYDLNVVAAQGQAALRVDLTSSGAHVTVALSQLKEIGRTAVTARPPVRGSGTDLSLNAEALARSPAGGSLPNLLIQLPGAARGANGVVHINGDHGDINYIVDGVQIPQELNRVVGSEFDPNDIAFVEALQGAYPAQYGERFASVININTRNGAGAPGPIGDVTFGSYAHVDSTLGYHTNVGPGSLVVAFRNERGNRGLDPPNFDSPHNAFSNSNQFLRYTLPTGPNYLNLTVSRSYQTYQIPNDVASGQPASTDDVETQEDLFSALQFRHPIGDHGSLSFGPSFKRSRIRDFGDPNNDFVFGEAGNPGAPTDCANAVSSAGPVVNGVVTNPQPNPSVNYGNTTCGFSLNGDRTAIDVGGNLDYVNRSAKHELAFGGLYDATHVAKNYAVTLQPGNFLAPIFTPATPGAPYTVVDSSPNVGHLAAVYFQDAWKMGTNWQLDYGVRGDSFTVGSAQFATGFGQLSPRVKLTRFFGTRDSVYAYYGRFFTPFSLENVSPLAAYTLNLPLQANVAQFDLRPQRDSVYEIGGHFALGRGDLGVRIMQKNATDLIDDTQVGTTNLHQDINFAQGRIATQTAYYQLGLPRAGRFYAAITHTYSVNKGCETQLLAPCFGVATDWTPADHDQRIDVTSGLIANDRHGGWFSLDGEYGSGLSSALNPNGGISCGGDSFSQGGPCKRTPHLTFDAEKGIALHGGMALTLRVHNLFNDRYFVTFANAQGNHYAPPRTFDVGLRFNTK; encoded by the coding sequence ATGTTTCGTCACCGTCTGGGCGGGGCGCTGCGCGCGCTCGCCTTTCTCATTACCGTGGTCCTCGCGAGCGGCTCGATCGCCCTCGCGCAGATCGGCGGCGCCGTCCTGTCGGGGACGGTCACCGCGAACGACCAGCCCGTCCCCGGCGCGGCCGTCACCGCGTCCGGTTCCAACCGCGTGCTGCACGCGATCACCGACGCGCGCGGCAGCTTCACGATCCCCGCGGTTCCGATCGGGACCTACGATCTGAACGTCGTGGCCGCGCAAGGCCAAGCGGCGCTGCGGGTCGACCTCACCAGCTCCGGCGCGCACGTCACCGTCGCGCTCTCGCAGCTCAAAGAGATCGGCCGCACCGCGGTGACCGCGCGACCGCCCGTGCGCGGCTCGGGGACCGACCTGAGCCTCAACGCCGAAGCGCTCGCGCGCTCGCCGGCGGGCGGCAGTTTGCCGAACCTGCTGATCCAGCTGCCCGGCGCCGCGCGCGGCGCAAACGGGGTCGTCCACATCAACGGCGACCACGGCGACATCAACTACATCGTCGACGGCGTGCAGATCCCGCAGGAGCTGAACCGCGTCGTCGGCAGCGAGTTCGACCCGAACGACATCGCCTTCGTCGAAGCACTGCAAGGCGCGTACCCGGCGCAGTACGGCGAGCGGTTCGCCTCGGTGATCAACATCAACACGCGCAACGGCGCCGGCGCTCCGGGGCCGATCGGCGACGTCACGTTCGGCTCGTACGCGCACGTCGACTCGACGCTGGGCTATCACACCAACGTCGGGCCCGGCTCGCTGGTCGTCGCCTTCCGCAACGAGCGCGGCAACCGCGGGCTCGATCCGCCGAACTTCGACTCGCCGCACAACGCGTTCAGCAACTCGAACCAGTTCCTACGCTACACGCTGCCGACCGGGCCGAACTATCTGAACCTTACCGTCAGCCGCTCCTACCAGACCTACCAAATCCCGAACGACGTCGCGAGCGGGCAACCGGCCTCGACCGACGACGTCGAAACGCAAGAGGATCTGTTCAGCGCGCTGCAGTTCCGCCATCCGATCGGCGACCACGGCTCGCTCTCGTTCGGGCCTTCGTTCAAGCGCTCGCGGATCCGCGACTTCGGCGATCCGAACAACGACTTCGTCTTCGGTGAAGCCGGCAATCCCGGCGCCCCGACCGACTGCGCGAACGCGGTGAGCTCGGCCGGTCCGGTGGTGAACGGCGTGGTGACGAACCCGCAGCCGAACCCGAGCGTGAACTACGGGAACACAACCTGCGGCTTCTCGCTGAACGGCGACCGCACTGCAATTGACGTCGGCGGCAACCTCGACTACGTCAACCGCAGCGCGAAGCACGAGCTCGCCTTCGGCGGGCTCTACGACGCGACGCACGTCGCGAAAAACTACGCGGTCACGCTGCAGCCGGGGAACTTTCTCGCGCCGATCTTCACCCCGGCGACGCCGGGCGCGCCGTACACCGTGGTCGACAGCTCGCCGAACGTCGGCCACCTCGCCGCGGTCTACTTTCAAGACGCGTGGAAGATGGGAACGAACTGGCAGCTCGACTATGGCGTGCGCGGCGACTCGTTCACGGTCGGCTCGGCGCAGTTCGCGACCGGGTTCGGCCAGCTCAGCCCGCGGGTGAAGCTGACGCGGTTCTTCGGCACGCGCGACAGCGTGTACGCGTACTACGGAAGGTTCTTCACCCCGTTCTCGCTCGAGAACGTCTCGCCGCTCGCCGCGTACACGCTCAACCTTCCGCTGCAGGCCAACGTCGCGCAGTTCGACCTGCGGCCGCAGCGCGACTCGGTCTACGAGATCGGCGGCCACTTCGCGCTCGGGCGCGGCGATCTCGGCGTGCGAATCATGCAGAAGAACGCGACCGACTTGATCGACGACACGCAGGTCGGCACGACGAACCTGCACCAGGACATCAACTTCGCGCAAGGCCGCATCGCGACGCAGACGGCGTACTACCAGCTCGGCTTGCCGCGCGCCGGCCGCTTCTACGCGGCGATCACGCACACGTACTCGGTCAACAAGGGCTGCGAGACACAGCTGCTCGCGCCGTGCTTCGGCGTCGCGACCGACTGGACGCCGGCCGATCACGACCAGCGGATCGACGTCACGTCCGGGCTGATCGCCAACGACCGCCACGGCGGCTGGTTCTCGCTCGACGGCGAGTACGGCAGCGGTCTTTCCTCGGCGTTGAACCCGAACGGCGGGATCAGCTGCGGCGGAGACAGCTTCTCGCAGGGCGGACCTTGCAAACGCACCCCGCATCTCACCTTCGACGCCGAGAAAGGGATCGCGCTGCACGGTGGGATGGCGCTGACGCTGCGCGTGCACAACCTCTTCAACGACCGCTACTTCGTGACGTTCGCGAACGCGCAAGGAAACCACTACGCGCCGCCGCGGACGTTCGACGTCGGGCTCCGCTTCAACACCAAGTAG